CCATGGTCTTCTGTGGCTTTGCTATGGATGGCGTTGGCTTAACTGCAATTCGCATCACAACATCCTGCCCTGTTGATATGCCGCCTAAAATACCACCTGCATTATTAGTCAAAAATTTTCCATCGCTCATCTGGTCATTATTTTCACTGCCCCGTTTGCGTGCAGCACCAAACCCACTTCCAAACTCAATACCTTTTACCGCACCAATAGACATGACAGCCATTGCAAGCCGCGCATCCAGCTTATAAAACACTGGATCACCCAAACCAGCAGGCAATCCTTTAACAACACATGCAACAATACCACCCACAGAATCATGTTCAGCCTGAGCTTGCTTGATAGCCTGTTCCATTGCATGTGCTTTGTCCGGGTCGGCAGCCCGCACAGGATTTTTTTCTATAAAATCAATATTTACTTTTTCTCCTTTTATGCCAGCAATTTCATCAGCATAGGCCACTATAGTTACACCTTTTTCTTTCAGCATTTTCAGGGCGATAGCTCCCGCAGCAACCCTTCCCACTGTCTCACGCCCGGATGACCTTCCTCCTCCTCTATAATCCCGTATCCCATATTTGTGCCAGAATGTAAAATCTGCATGACCAGGCCTAAATATATCTTTAATAGATTCATATGCTCTGGAATCCTGATCTTTATTATACACAATCATACACAATGGTGTTCCAGTGGTTTTCCCATCAAACAAACCAGAAACAATTTCCACACTATCAGCTTCTTTCCGCTGAGTACTGACAGAACTCTGGCCAGGTTTACGACGGTCAAGCTGCTTTTGAATATCATCTGCAGATAATGGGATTCCCGGTTTTAACCCATCCACAACTGCCCCCAATGCTTTCCCATGACTTTCACCAAATGTAGTGACCTTGAGCACCTGCCCAAATGTATTTGGTGCATTCATACAGTGCGATAATACAAAGGATATCTGGTGTATCAAATCCTCATGAGCAATATCTTCATTTTCTTTTGTTACCGTATAAATAATATCACTCATATGTTCTATGGCTTCATATATTTTTTGAACACGGTGACTATAGTTATCGAACGCATTATCTCCCTGTAAAAATGGCGGAATACCGGTAACCTGCATCCTTTGCCATAATAAACCAATATCAGCTTTCAACAAAATTATTAAACTTTCTTTTCTAAGCAATATCCTATTTTCCGGAAAAAGCATTGCTCCGCCACCAGTAGCTATGACACACCAATCGTATAACGCAGCTTTTTTAATTGTCTCTTTTTCAAGTTCCCTGAAAAACGATTCCCCATAATCTTTTGCAATCTGTCTGCAACTTTTTTTATTGCCATGTTTTTCTTCAAAAAGGGATTCAATCATCTCATCGGTTTCAAAGAACGATATATGTAATTTTTCAGCTATTCTCTTGCCAATTGTTGATTTCCCCACTCCTTTGGGGCCTGTAACAATTATCTTCATGGTTTATCAGCATCCTCCACATACCGGATATATTTAAAATCTTCAATCAATACAGGGTATATAAAAATACACGTCAATTAAAACTTTTTATACCTTTATAGAATAGTTTACATACCATTGCATATAGCTTTAGTTTTCACACAAGAGATAAATAATACCTAGTGATAATTATCTATTCTTTCAATACCATCTGTATGGTAACAATATTACACAAATTGAAAACATTGACATACAATAAATCAAATCATATTTTTTTTAGATTGTTTGTCTAGTAATGATATAATAATACAATAATTTTTCTGTTCTTTTAATTATATTAATTTGTATAAATCGCTCTACTATTTTGCAATATTAATATGGTTGACATAAATAATTTATTATTATATTATGTATTACGATATTACCAAATACAGCTTTTTTAAAAAGTTATTTTTAAAAAAATTAACAATACACTATCAACAAAAAAAGGAGATCTAATACATGGCAGCACGAAATAAAGGCATACAGCTAATGATCAATAAGATTGAAAAGGCTCCTGATATCCCAAGCATGGTGGTTTCACAAATTATTGAACTCATTTCTTCCGGTGTTTTAAAACCAGGCGATCGGCTTCCATCTGAGTTGGAGATGACACGGCGCTTTGGTATCAGCCGTATTTCATTACGTGAAGCAATGAAGCTTTTAGAAGCCAAGGGGTATATTGAGTCGCAAGGCCGAAAAGGCAAATATGTAAAGTCAGTTGTGGATGATGCAATCAAAACCCCAATAGAAGGCTTAATACAGATTGACCATAAAAAAATATGGGAGCTTTTGGAAGTACGCCGCATCATTGATGCTGAAGCTGCAGCGTTAGCAGCTTTGCGCGCAAATGAGGAACAAAGAAGAAAACTAAATTCATTTAGAACTCAGATTGAACTGATGGGGGTAGAAAACCTGATACAAAAGCGTGAAGGTGGTAAATTCTATGCGCAATTTTATAATCACCTTTATGAAGCAACCAACAATACCATTTTTGCGCACATACTCAATGCAATATCAACTATCTTGAGGGGAGTTCTTCCCTATAGCCGTGAAAAATTGTCCAAAGTAAAAAACACATCAAACGATATTTATGAACACCATATTAAGATTCTGGATGCCATAAACTCACATAAACCGGATCTGGCACGCGAAGCAGTTGTTGAGCACATAGACTATTTAGAGCGCACATTGAAAAAAATATTAAAATAAAATATCTTCCTAATAAAATAAAGATGGGCATACATTACTGTGCCCATCTTTATTTATTTTCATATAAGCTGCTTTTTGTTTATATCTTATAGTAATTATTTCCTTATTTTCTAAACTTCATTGAATGCACCATATTTGCACAAAGTGGAACACAAAATTTATTCCTTGACGATTAATAAATTTTTTATTACTATTTCAAGTTAAGAATGCCTAAAAAAAGGAGTTCCCATGGAATTAACTTTTAATCTTCCTGGACTTGAAACAATTGAGCAACGGACTGTTCCTCTCGATAGTTCAACACTATATGATGTGTTGATAGTTGGTGGCGGGCCAGCAGCATTGACCGCTGCAGTCTATTGCATGCGCAAAGGAGTTAAAACAGGTCTGATAACACTGGATGTTGGAGGTCAGGTTGCCGAAACATCAACAGTAGAAAATTATATGGGCTACAGGCATATTGAAGGCATATCACTGGTGCAGCGATTCAAAGAACAGGTAGAACAATTTGAGATAGGATTTCTTAAGGGATACAAGGCAACCAAAGTTATAGATGGAAATATTAAAAAAGTGGAATGTGAAGATGGGAATGTCTATCAGGCAAAATCAATCATTATAACCACCGGCAAACGATGGCGCAGACTCAATGTCCCGGGCGAATCGGAACTTACTGGCAAGGGTGTTGCATACTGTGCTATCTGCGATGCTCCACTTTTCAAGGACAAAGATGTTATTGTTGTTGGTGGCGGAAATTCAGCCATTGAAGCTGCAATCGATCTGGCTAAACTTGCAACATCAGTAACAGTGGTTCAACTATTGCCTGCATTAACTGCTGATAAGGTGCTTATTGATGAACTATCAAAATTCACCAATGTCACCATACTGTATGAACATGAAATTAAGGCAATTCATGGAGCCAGCGCAGTGGAATCGGTTACTGTAAATGATATTAAAAACAAAAAAGAAAATACATTGTCGGTTCAAGGAATTTTTATTGAAATAGGTCTGTTACCTAATACTGAGCTGGTTAAAAATGTTGTCTCCCTGAATGAATATGGTGAAATCATTATCGATTGCAGTTGCAGGACATCCCGTCCAGGGATATTTGCAGCTGGTGATGTTACCTCAGTTCCATATAAGCAGATAATCATTGCTGCAGGCGAAGGTGCAAAGGCAGCATTATCAGCATGTGACTACGTATTAACCAATAAATAATTTACAGGAGGTATAGCATGGCACTTTTTGATGACAAGGTCAAGTCACAACTTACTGAGTTACTATCGAAAATAAAAAACCCAATTGTTATTAATTTTTTTACTCAGGAAATTGAATGTCCCACCTGCCAGACTACACATCAGTTTGTAGAAGAGATTGCAAGCCTTAATGATAAAATTACACTCAACGTGTATGACTTGGTAAAAAATGCAGATACTGCTAAAGAATTTGGGATTGATAAAATCCCTGCCATTGTTGTTACCAATGCAAATAAGAACATTAAAGGTGTACGTTTTTTTGGTATACCTGCAGGATATGAAATTAACTCATTTATTGCTGCCTGTGTTGAAGTATCTGGTGTAACAGAACAATTACCTGATGCTATACTATCGCGTATAAAAAAGATTACAAAGCCAATTCATATACAGGTATTTGTTACTCTAACATGTCCCTATTGTCCAGGTGCGGTGGCAACAGCTCATAGAATGGCCATTGAAAACCCAAACATCATTGCTGACATGATAGAAAGTACCACCTTTACACCACTGGCAGTGAAACATAATGTTTCTTCAGTACCTAAAGTGGTAATCAATGATATCTATGAATTTGTAGGTGCTCAGCCAATTGGTGTTTTTCTTGATATGATTGAGAAGATATAAGGAATAAAAATTGCCGCGAGAGGGATTTGAACCCTCACAGGCGTACGCCCACCAGACCCTGAACCTGGCGCGTCTACCAATTCCGCCATCGCGGCTTTACTATTATAAGTATTGATTTTATCACATTATATATTTGTCAAATAAAAAATTTAACTGTTAAACTCTTTCCCGTGCAATAAGATCTTCATATGTTTCCCTGCTACGGATGAGCTTGTGTGTATTGCCCTCTACCAGAACCTCTGCTGGCAATGGATGTGAATTATATCGGGAAGCCATCGCCATACCATATGCCCCTGCTGATAACACCGCCAGGCAGTCATTCTGCTGGGTATACGAAATTTCCCTATCCTTAGCAAAAAAATCCCCTGATTCACATATAGGACCAACTACATCAACTATCTCATTCCCCTCACGCAAGGTTACATTTGCAATATGCTGATATGCCTGATACAATGTTGGCCTGATTAATTGATGCATCCCCGAATCAACAATAATAAACGTTTTTGTATCAGATTTCTTTTTATATTGTACACGTGTTAGGAGTGCACCACTGCTTCCGGAAATATACCTTCCGGGCTCAATAATCAAGAATATATTTTTATCTTTAATTGCATGATCAATGACATTTGCCCACCTATCGATATCAAGCGAATCCCCATCATTATACTGAATGCCAAAACCACCACCTAAATTCAATGTTGTACATTCAACCCCCATCCCCTTCAGTTTCGTCATTACTTCCAGTGCCCTGTTGCATGCTTCTTCAAAGGGCTCAACCTCAGTAATCTGCGACCCTATATGAACATGGAGTCCTGTCAATTGTACATGGGACATATTCTTTATAGCATTTACCATATGTGGTAGTAATTGCATCGAAATGCCAAATTTATTTTCCTTCTTGCCTGTTGTAATATAGTGGTGGGTATTAGCTTCAACATCTGGATTTACTCGTATTGCAATACGTGCAGTTTTGTTTAACTTTTGAGCTATCGCATTAATTCTTTCAATTTCAGGCAAAGATTCACAATTGAACATACGTATCCCTGTTGTCAGGGCAAGTTCAATCTCAGGCTGCGTTTTCCCAACACCTGCATAAACAATTTTTTCAGGTTTGACCCCTACAGCCATAGCTCTGTATATTTCTCCACCTGACACCACATCCATTCCACAACCCGCACTGTGCATCATTCGTAAAATATTAATATTTGAATTAGACTTTACTGAATAACAAATAAGATGTGGGTGGTTGGACAATGCTTTATCAAGCTGTGTAAATTTGTCAATAAAGCATTTTGAAGAATAGACATACACAGGAGTACCATACTTTTCTGCTATCTCTTCCAATGAAACATTTTCACAGTATAGTATCCCATTGCGGTATGTAAAATATTCTCTGAATGAGTTCATGGTTTATACTTCTCAATCGATTCGATGGTATATTGTTTAATCTGTTCATTTTTTCGTATTTCTACCACATCACCTTGTTTCTTGCCAAGTAGCGCCTGCGCAATAGGTGAACGATAGGATAATATTCGTTTTTCAAAATCAGCATCCCATGGTCCAAGAATGGCAAAGGTTTCTTTTTCACCATCTCCATGTATTGTGACAACAGTACCAATATTAACCTTATCCGTTGAAACAGTGTTTAAATCAAGGATTTGAGCCTTTTTAATCTCGCTTTCCAGTTTATTAATATCTCGTTTAAGTATTGACTGTTTTTCAAGCAAGGCGTTATATTCCACATTTTCACGCACATCTCCTGTTGCATCAGAAACTTTCGCAAGCTCTTTTGAAATTGCAGCCAACTCAACATTGACCAGCCTGTTAAGCTCTTCCTGTTTCCGCGCATATCCTTCCTGTGTTGTTATCAGCACCTCAGCATCAACTTTCCATTCTTCCTCTGTAGTTTTCAGCAATGGTTTAAATTCGGGATAGCGTGATTTAATAATTTCTAAAAATTTATCACGCATAGAATCTTCAATATAGGGAATACTGCCAACGATATCATATACTTTCCCTAAAAATTGAATGTCAAATGCATTAACAATATCTTTTAATACGGCGGCATCATTATCAAATATAATGTCCAGCGCTATGTTTTTAAGTTTGCTTCCCTTTTGTTCAATTTTCTTAAGTTCATTCATTAATCTGAATAACGTAAGCACCAGTTGTTCGCGGGAATAATCCAGCCACTCATAATCCCATGATTTTGTAAGAAGGTTTCTGGCTACCCATAAAAATATTTCAGGGAATTCTTTAGCTCCAATAAGCGCCTTTTCCACAAACCTGTTAATTATGCCATATTCATGTGATCTGATTAAAATATTAACAATATACTTATGTATTCGGACTGGTGTTTCAAAAAGAATTTGTGAATAGATATCGGCCCAGTCTTCTCTAGCTTCTTTAATCAGATTGATTAAATCCTTTTTATAATCATAAGAACCAATCTTACGTGAAATTGATGGAAGATCCTGTGATTCTTTCACTATTGTAACTATATTCTTATATGCCTGATCAAGTTTGAGCTTTTTAGCATCTATAAACTTGCTCAATCCGTTCAAAATAAAATATGATAGGATCTTTCTGGTAACTGAATCTCCCTTCAGTTCTCCCGAAAAATAATCTACAAAGAATTGAGCTACTGCAACTCCTTCTCCCGCATCAATGTTATTGACAAACTCAATGGCAACATCAAGTTTTTCAGTAAATGAATCGGTCTTAAGGAAATTATCAAGCAATTCATCGGCAAACGTCAGCGGCTTATCACGCATTATTATAACATCTTTTTTCTCCGGCGAAATGCCAAATAAAGGTGACTTTTTAATTTCAGTTCTTTTATTACTCCACCATTTTGCCCATGCCTTTTCACTTACAAAATCCGGAATCAGTTCCTTTTTAACATCTGCTAATGCAATACTGCCATTGTATGAACGGATAAGAATTTCAAAAAACTGCAGGAAATCTTCTTCAAAAAGCTTTTTAAGACCTTCATAGTCTTCATATTTTAATACCTGGATATGATCGCTTTTAAGTGGCGTTAATGCTTGAAGCGCCATCTGAACAGACATCTGATGTCCAGGT
Above is a window of Spirochaetota bacterium DNA encoding:
- a CDS encoding thioredoxin family protein — encoded protein: MALFDDKVKSQLTELLSKIKNPIVINFFTQEIECPTCQTTHQFVEEIASLNDKITLNVYDLVKNADTAKEFGIDKIPAIVVTNANKNIKGVRFFGIPAGYEINSFIAACVEVSGVTEQLPDAILSRIKKITKPIHIQVFVTLTCPYCPGAVATAHRMAIENPNIIADMIESTTFTPLAVKHNVSSVPKVVINDIYEFVGAQPIGVFLDMIEKI
- a CDS encoding FAD-dependent oxidoreductase; the encoded protein is MELTFNLPGLETIEQRTVPLDSSTLYDVLIVGGGPAALTAAVYCMRKGVKTGLITLDVGGQVAETSTVENYMGYRHIEGISLVQRFKEQVEQFEIGFLKGYKATKVIDGNIKKVECEDGNVYQAKSIIITTGKRWRRLNVPGESELTGKGVAYCAICDAPLFKDKDVIVVGGGNSAIEAAIDLAKLATSVTVVQLLPALTADKVLIDELSKFTNVTILYEHEIKAIHGASAVESVTVNDIKNKKENTLSVQGIFIEIGLLPNTELVKNVVSLNEYGEIIIDCSCRTSRPGIFAAGDVTSVPYKQIIIAAGEGAKAALSACDYVLTNK
- the lysA gene encoding diaminopimelate decarboxylase — protein: MNSFREYFTYRNGILYCENVSLEEIAEKYGTPVYVYSSKCFIDKFTQLDKALSNHPHLICYSVKSNSNINILRMMHSAGCGMDVVSGGEIYRAMAVGVKPEKIVYAGVGKTQPEIELALTTGIRMFNCESLPEIERINAIAQKLNKTARIAIRVNPDVEANTHHYITTGKKENKFGISMQLLPHMVNAIKNMSHVQLTGLHVHIGSQITEVEPFEEACNRALEVMTKLKGMGVECTTLNLGGGFGIQYNDGDSLDIDRWANVIDHAIKDKNIFLIIEPGRYISGSSGALLTRVQYKKKSDTKTFIIVDSGMHQLIRPTLYQAYQHIANVTLREGNEIVDVVGPICESGDFFAKDREISYTQQNDCLAVLSAGAYGMAMASRYNSHPLPAEVLVEGNTHKLIRSRETYEDLIARERV
- a CDS encoding FadR/GntR family transcriptional regulator; the encoded protein is MAARNKGIQLMINKIEKAPDIPSMVVSQIIELISSGVLKPGDRLPSELEMTRRFGISRISLREAMKLLEAKGYIESQGRKGKYVKSVVDDAIKTPIEGLIQIDHKKIWELLEVRRIIDAEAAALAALRANEEQRRKLNSFRTQIELMGVENLIQKREGGKFYAQFYNHLYEATNNTIFAHILNAISTILRGVLPYSREKLSKVKNTSNDIYEHHIKILDAINSHKPDLAREAVVEHIDYLERTLKKILK
- the aroC gene encoding chorismate synthase, with the translated sequence MKIIVTGPKGVGKSTIGKRIAEKLHISFFETDEMIESLFEEKHGNKKSCRQIAKDYGESFFRELEKETIKKAALYDWCVIATGGGAMLFPENRILLRKESLIILLKADIGLLWQRMQVTGIPPFLQGDNAFDNYSHRVQKIYEAIEHMSDIIYTVTKENEDIAHEDLIHQISFVLSHCMNAPNTFGQVLKVTTFGESHGKALGAVVDGLKPGIPLSADDIQKQLDRRKPGQSSVSTQRKEADSVEIVSGLFDGKTTGTPLCMIVYNKDQDSRAYESIKDIFRPGHADFTFWHKYGIRDYRGGGRSSGRETVGRVAAGAIALKMLKEKGVTIVAYADEIAGIKGEKVNIDFIEKNPVRAADPDKAHAMEQAIKQAQAEHDSVGGIVACVVKGLPAGLGDPVFYKLDARLAMAVMSIGAVKGIEFGSGFGAARKRGSENNDQMSDGKFLTNNAGGILGGISTGQDVVMRIAVKPTPSIAKPQKTMDIYGNTVDVVVKGRHDPCIVPRIIPVVEAMVALVLYDAWLLQERIGHYDGTV
- the greA gene encoding transcription elongation factor GreA; this translates as MEKEKLIERVNSMFKEEMWGRLDPKDVGISRFRILDDLFNSIVAAGIVKEVRDICKEHIQSHPDSIVASYLIGLTGYHLDIIDDKMEMRRLIDMYQKYHKWVIVELLSEKVLEYGESSFALKSLATSLERLGRSKEAIPVWENLLKIDRFDAEVAKKLAVALIDEDKPKSIQYMKLSIEGHIKNGLYDEIADLWNKLVQVSWEDIQFFERIERMLIEARQYELTSSLLKVLLHKYKDEEHPDQSIQILKKILEYTPNDTAARRELVKLYEKKYGAHSQFQLFLKLSKLNNFKYPVKHAIQDFENSIIFDKGHYVRHRSWGVGRIVDITPNNIIIDFKEKPGHQMSVQMALQALTPLKSDHIQVLKYEDYEGLKKLFEEDFLQFFEILIRSYNGSIALADVKKELIPDFVSEKAWAKWWSNKRTEIKKSPLFGISPEKKDVIIMRDKPLTFADELLDNFLKTDSFTEKLDVAIEFVNNIDAGEGVAVAQFFVDYFSGELKGDSVTRKILSYFILNGLSKFIDAKKLKLDQAYKNIVTIVKESQDLPSISRKIGSYDYKKDLINLIKEAREDWADIYSQILFETPVRIHKYIVNILIRSHEYGIINRFVEKALIGAKEFPEIFLWVARNLLTKSWDYEWLDYSREQLVLTLFRLMNELKKIEQKGSKLKNIALDIIFDNDAAVLKDIVNAFDIQFLGKVYDIVGSIPYIEDSMRDKFLEIIKSRYPEFKPLLKTTEEEWKVDAEVLITTQEGYARKQEELNRLVNVELAAISKELAKVSDATGDVRENVEYNALLEKQSILKRDINKLESEIKKAQILDLNTVSTDKVNIGTVVTIHGDGEKETFAILGPWDADFEKRILSYRSPIAQALLGKKQGDVVEIRKNEQIKQYTIESIEKYKP